One genomic region from Anguilla rostrata isolate EN2019 chromosome 2, ASM1855537v3, whole genome shotgun sequence encodes:
- the zgc:194981 gene encoding cystatin 10 produces the protein MAAFIQLLLSVAVVIASAAANGFVLSPEDPEVLKVANYAIRTYNQMNNNVYAYKLVSIQSVSAQMYPPARVKYSLSVTVGQTVCKNRPDINLADCSLHGKTMTCNFVVLAVPNSDVPSYLLTSQCK, from the exons ATGGCCGCATTCATCCAACTCCTGCTCTCAGTTGCCGTGGTGATCGCCTCAGCGGCTGCTAACGGCTTCGTGCTGAGTCCCGAGGACCCTGAAGTTCTTAAAGTAGCGAACTACGCCATCAGGACCTACAACCAGATGAACAACAACGTCTACGCCTACAAGCTCGTCTCCATCCAGTCTGTCAGTGCTCAg ATGTATCCCCCTGCTCGGGTGAAGTACAGCCTGTCGGTGACTGTGGGACagactgtgtgtaagaacaggCCGGACATTAACCTGGCAGACTGCTCACTCCATGGCAAG ACTATGACCTGCAACTTTGTAGTGCTGGCCGTCCCCAACTCGGACGTACCCAGCTACCTCCTGACCAGCCAGTGTAAGTGA